One window of Neisseria subflava genomic DNA carries:
- a CDS encoding isochorismatase family protein yields the protein MNPKNTLCLIVDIQERLLPALSGADEMLERCRLLIQGLTALNVPFAVTEQYPKGLGNTVSAVSLLLPEGTPVVEKTQFSAFLPEIQEILRKNDIKNIILVGAEAHICMLQTALDLKAQGYAVSLPFECTASRTTANRDNGLAQMSRQGIIVSNVESILFQLLGDAKHPAFKTISKLIQ from the coding sequence ATGAACCCCAAAAATACGCTTTGTCTGATTGTCGATATTCAAGAACGCCTGCTGCCCGCCCTTTCCGGCGCGGATGAAATGTTGGAACGCTGCCGCCTGCTGATTCAAGGTTTGACGGCTTTGAATGTACCCTTTGCCGTAACCGAACAATATCCGAAAGGTTTAGGCAACACCGTATCCGCTGTATCGCTGCTGTTGCCCGAAGGCACGCCTGTTGTCGAAAAAACCCAATTCTCGGCGTTTTTACCTGAAATTCAGGAAATATTACGCAAAAACGACATCAAAAACATTATTTTGGTGGGCGCAGAAGCGCATATCTGTATGCTTCAGACGGCCTTGGATTTGAAGGCGCAAGGTTACGCCGTATCCCTGCCTTTTGAATGCACCGCCTCGCGTACAACGGCCAACCGCGACAATGGTTTGGCGCAAATGAGCCGTCAAGGCATTATCGTTTCCAATGTCGAAAGTATTTTGTTCCAACTGCTCGGCGATGCCAAACATCCGGCCTTTAAGACTATCTCCAAACTGATTCAATAA
- a CDS encoding GNAT family N-acetyltransferase yields MQYTIRPALRQDLPAIVDIYNSTVATHQSTADLSPTTVAEREIWFAAHTDKRPIYALYDADGTILAWGSFSDYHPRYAYHISAEVSIYVRHDMRGAGVGKILLRHMLERAPSLGIHNVIALVFGHNYPSLNLFHRFGFEEWGRLPQVCDLETMLADVVILGKRIVD; encoded by the coding sequence ATGCAATACACCATCCGCCCTGCCCTGCGCCAAGACTTGCCCGCCATCGTCGATATTTACAACAGCACCGTGGCCACGCACCAATCTACGGCCGATTTGTCGCCGACCACGGTTGCCGAACGCGAAATATGGTTTGCCGCGCACACGGACAAACGCCCGATCTACGCCCTTTACGATGCCGACGGCACCATATTGGCCTGGGGCAGTTTCAGCGACTACCATCCGCGCTACGCCTATCACATTAGCGCGGAAGTCAGCATTTATGTCCGCCACGATATGCGCGGCGCAGGCGTGGGCAAAATCCTGTTGCGGCACATGCTCGAACGCGCACCTTCCTTAGGCATCCACAACGTCATCGCGCTTGTGTTTGGCCACAACTATCCGAGCCTGAACCTGTTTCACCGTTTCGGTTTTGAAGAATGGGGGCGGCTGCCGCAAGTCTGCGATTTGGAAACCATGTTGGCAGACGTGGTGATTTTGGGCAAAAGGATTGTGGATTGA
- the tehB gene encoding SAM-dependent methyltransferase TehB: MSEQQELFCYKQMPVWTADEIPEALLSKHNTAAGTWGCLNVLQGRLNFNEVDEAGNVTATHELTPESGDWIIHPQAWHFIAPQTQDTEIQLSFYCEAADYFNKKYGMSATHSAVRAAEGIVPVGKVLDMGCGQGRNALYLGLKGFDVTAVDNNPNAVQNVEELARIEELNVRAFEYDLNAANIQENFDYMVATVVFMFLMPRYVPDVIANMKEHTNPGGYNLIVSAMDTEDFPCPMPFPFKFGEGELREYYKDWELVEYKEELGSMHAKDEFGNPIQFKFVTMLAKKPE; the protein is encoded by the coding sequence ATGAGCGAACAGCAAGAATTGTTTTGTTACAAACAGATGCCGGTGTGGACGGCGGACGAGATTCCCGAAGCTTTGTTGTCCAAACACAATACTGCTGCCGGTACTTGGGGCTGCCTCAATGTCCTCCAAGGCCGTCTGAACTTCAATGAAGTGGACGAGGCGGGCAATGTTACGGCCACGCACGAGCTGACGCCTGAAAGCGGCGATTGGATTATCCATCCGCAAGCATGGCACTTTATCGCGCCGCAAACGCAAGATACGGAAATCCAACTGTCGTTTTACTGCGAGGCGGCGGACTATTTCAATAAGAAATACGGCATGAGCGCGACACATTCGGCTGTCCGTGCCGCCGAAGGCATCGTGCCCGTCGGCAAGGTTTTGGATATGGGCTGTGGTCAGGGCCGCAATGCGCTGTATTTGGGTTTGAAAGGTTTTGACGTTACCGCTGTCGATAATAATCCGAACGCGGTTCAAAACGTGGAAGAGCTGGCGCGTATTGAAGAATTGAATGTCCGCGCGTTTGAATACGACCTCAACGCCGCCAATATTCAGGAAAACTTCGATTATATGGTGGCGACCGTGGTGTTTATGTTCCTGATGCCGCGTTACGTTCCTGACGTGATTGCCAATATGAAGGAACACACCAACCCCGGCGGTTACAACCTGATCGTGTCTGCGATGGATACGGAAGATTTCCCTTGCCCGATGCCGTTCCCGTTCAAGTTCGGCGAGGGCGAGTTGCGCGAATACTATAAGGATTGGGAATTGGTAGAATACAAGGAAGAGTTGGGTTCGATGCACGCGAAAGACGAATTTGGCAATCCGATTCAGTTTAAATTCGTCACTATGCTGGCGAAGAAACCGGAATAA